One genomic region from Nocardia vinacea encodes:
- a CDS encoding PaaI family thioesterase translates to MNEEQVGNSLPSEKHHEGGFRPMSELINAQLDELDISRGGPHYGAFVEQVRSLMDRARLACPTDELALETIGILKQLNDKLDTAIVDEWSAPTWTRVDLPSRGNITLPPFVVDKAGKDGIEARITFRAFHLGGNNAVHGGQVAVGFDDLLGMAAAVYTGEVTRTASLTVDYRSITPLDTELQVHAWTERQEGRKVYVRATLHDGERLCAEANGLFIVLKPGQQ, encoded by the coding sequence ATGAATGAAGAGCAGGTCGGTAACTCGCTGCCGAGCGAAAAGCACCACGAGGGCGGGTTCCGGCCGATGTCGGAGCTGATCAATGCACAGCTGGACGAGCTCGATATTTCGCGCGGCGGGCCGCACTACGGCGCGTTCGTCGAGCAGGTGCGCAGCCTGATGGATCGGGCCAGGCTGGCGTGCCCGACCGATGAGCTCGCGCTGGAGACGATCGGCATCCTCAAACAGCTCAACGACAAGTTGGACACGGCAATCGTCGACGAATGGTCCGCGCCGACCTGGACCCGGGTCGACCTGCCCTCCCGAGGCAACATCACGCTGCCGCCGTTCGTCGTCGATAAGGCGGGCAAGGACGGCATCGAAGCCCGCATCACCTTCCGCGCTTTCCACCTCGGCGGCAATAATGCCGTCCACGGTGGACAGGTCGCGGTCGGCTTCGACGATCTGCTCGGTATGGCCGCCGCGGTGTACACGGGCGAGGTGACCCGCACCGCATCGCTCACCGTCGACTACCGCTCCATCACTCCCCTCGACACCGAACTGCAGGTGCACGCCTGGACCGAACGGCAGGAGGGCCGCAAGGTCTATGTCCGGGCCACCCTGCACGACGGCGAACGCCTCTGCGCCGAGGCGAACGGCCTGTTCATCGTGCTCAAACCCGGGCAGCAGTAA
- a CDS encoding HAD family phosphatase, producing the protein MHIAAVVFDMDGVLIDSEPVWEQVRRQYVAEQGGRWLPDTQQRLMGMSTGEWSDYLSTELGVGATPDTVANDVIDRMAQHYEQSVPLLPGAVEAVQRISEHWPLAVASSSPRSLIDTVLGRTGLIEFFGVTFSTEEVDRGKPAPDVYVAAAAFMRHKSTECAAVEDSSNGLRAAHAAGMRVIAAPRPEYPPAPDALALAAEVIDTLDKLTPQLVAGE; encoded by the coding sequence ATGCATATTGCTGCTGTTGTCTTCGATATGGACGGCGTTCTGATCGACTCGGAGCCGGTGTGGGAGCAGGTGCGCCGCCAGTATGTGGCGGAGCAGGGCGGGCGCTGGCTACCCGATACGCAGCAGCGGCTGATGGGGATGAGCACAGGGGAGTGGTCGGACTATCTCAGTACTGAACTCGGTGTCGGTGCGACGCCGGATACCGTGGCCAATGATGTGATCGATCGGATGGCGCAGCATTACGAGCAGTCGGTTCCGCTGCTGCCGGGAGCGGTCGAGGCGGTGCAGCGCATCAGCGAACACTGGCCGCTCGCGGTGGCCAGTTCGTCGCCGCGCAGCTTGATCGACACGGTGCTCGGCCGCACCGGGCTGATCGAATTCTTCGGTGTCACCTTCTCGACCGAGGAGGTCGATCGGGGTAAGCCCGCACCCGATGTCTACGTGGCGGCGGCCGCCTTCATGCGGCACAAGTCCACCGAATGTGCGGCCGTCGAGGATTCGAGCAACGGCCTGCGCGCGGCACATGCCGCGGGTATGCGCGTCATCGCCGCACCGCGCCCGGAATATCCACCCGCCCCGGACGCCCTCGCCTTGGCCGCCGAGGTGATCGACACCCTCGACAAACTCACCCCCCAACTCGTCGCCGGGGAGTGA
- a CDS encoding TetR/AcrR family transcriptional regulator, with translation MAPPRKHDTDVILDAARTLVLIDGPRAASVAAIAAASGAPVGTLYHRFGNRNGVLAAAWLRALERFQDRVKAAADEPDPVEAGVAMAVASIHFGRELPDDAKLLLNLRPSDLLDGGPDAEFRARLDQMNAPLIDHLRRIAAARFGRDGDREIDAISRAVVDLPYAALRRHAQAPTLPTWLEADLTAAARALLESYHR, from the coding sequence ATGGCGCCTCCCCGCAAGCACGACACCGACGTGATCCTCGACGCAGCGCGCACCCTCGTGCTCATCGACGGACCCCGCGCCGCCAGCGTCGCGGCGATCGCGGCGGCCAGCGGCGCACCCGTCGGCACGCTCTATCACCGCTTCGGCAACCGCAACGGTGTGCTGGCCGCGGCCTGGCTGCGCGCACTCGAACGCTTCCAGGACCGGGTCAAGGCTGCCGCCGACGAACCGGACCCGGTCGAGGCCGGTGTCGCGATGGCCGTGGCGAGCATTCACTTCGGTCGCGAATTACCCGACGACGCAAAGCTTTTGCTGAATCTGCGCCCCAGCGATCTACTCGACGGCGGACCGGACGCGGAATTCCGTGCCCGCCTCGACCAGATGAACGCACCGCTCATCGACCACCTGCGCCGCATCGCCGCCGCCCGCTTCGGCCGCGATGGCGACCGCGAAATCGACGCCATCAGCCGCGCCGTGGTGGACCTGCCCTACGCGGCCCTGCGCCGCCACGCCCAGGCCCCCACTCTCCCCACCTGGCTCGAAGCCGACCTCACCGCCGCCGCCCGCGCCCTGCTCGAGTCCTACCACCGCTGA
- a CDS encoding RNA polymerase sigma factor encodes MEWPRLVAGLTRIVGDIDAAEELAQDALVAALEQWPNDGVPPNPGGWLMLTAKHRAIDRVRRNRTLARKLTLVGHELRTGPEPEAAEDIEDDLLRMIFTACHPVLSQPARVALTLRLLGGLTTEEIARAFVIAESTVAQRIVRAKRTIAARRVPYAVPHGDELARRLDSVLEVVYLIFNEGYSATAGDDWIRIELCEDALRLARMLANLLPDEPETHGLAALLELQASRSAARMNPTKTVVLLADQERARWDQLLIRRGYAALGRAHAVSRDRGIRPGRYALQAAIAAVHAMAPSAEETDWRRIAGLYAVLAERFPSPIIELNRAVAVSMVHGPAAGLELVDALVATGSLDNYHLLPAVRGDLLDRLGRPDEARAEFARAAELTGNNAEQVLLLDRMAGCE; translated from the coding sequence ATGGAGTGGCCGCGCCTCGTGGCCGGGCTGACCCGGATCGTCGGCGATATCGACGCCGCCGAGGAACTCGCCCAGGACGCGCTGGTCGCGGCCCTGGAGCAGTGGCCGAACGACGGTGTGCCGCCGAATCCGGGCGGCTGGCTCATGCTCACCGCGAAACATCGGGCGATCGATCGGGTGCGGCGCAATCGGACCCTCGCACGGAAGCTGACGCTGGTCGGTCATGAACTCCGGACCGGTCCGGAGCCCGAAGCAGCGGAGGATATCGAAGACGATCTGCTGCGCATGATCTTCACGGCCTGTCATCCGGTGTTGTCGCAACCGGCCCGGGTGGCATTGACGCTGCGGTTGCTCGGCGGATTGACCACCGAGGAAATCGCCCGCGCCTTTGTCATAGCGGAATCGACTGTCGCCCAACGCATTGTGCGGGCCAAACGCACCATCGCCGCCAGGCGCGTGCCGTATGCGGTGCCGCACGGCGACGAGCTGGCCAGGCGTCTGGATTCGGTGCTGGAGGTCGTCTACCTGATCTTCAACGAAGGCTATTCGGCGACGGCAGGCGATGACTGGATCCGGATCGAATTGTGCGAGGACGCCTTGCGATTGGCGCGGATGCTGGCGAATCTGCTGCCCGACGAACCGGAAACGCACGGCCTCGCCGCACTGCTGGAATTGCAGGCATCGCGCTCGGCCGCACGGATGAACCCCACGAAAACCGTTGTCCTGCTGGCGGATCAGGAGCGTGCCCGGTGGGATCAGCTGCTGATCCGACGTGGTTACGCCGCACTCGGCCGGGCCCATGCGGTCAGCCGCGATCGCGGGATACGGCCGGGCCGTTATGCGCTGCAAGCCGCGATCGCCGCAGTGCATGCCATGGCGCCGAGCGCCGAGGAGACCGATTGGCGGCGGATCGCGGGCCTGTATGCGGTTCTCGCCGAACGCTTTCCGTCACCGATCATCGAATTGAATCGGGCCGTCGCGGTCAGCATGGTGCACGGGCCCGCCGCGGGTCTCGAACTCGTCGATGCGCTCGTCGCCACCGGTTCGTTGGACAACTATCACCTGCTCCCCGCTGTCCGCGGCGACCTGCTCGATCGGCTCGGTCGACCGGACGAAGCGCGTGCCGAATTCGCTCGTGCGGCGGAGCTGACCGGGAACAATGCCGAACAGGTGCTGCTACTGGACCGCATGGCCGGATGTGAGTAA
- a CDS encoding YciI family protein has protein sequence MRHMMLIRVDPTNAPVPDEALIEQVNKVIEEMTKAGVLLDTAGLHSITEATKISQAGGKQTVLDGPFTESKEVVGGYCLLQTKTKQEAVEWTSRFLSVHGPEWDIEVELRQVAEG, from the coding sequence ATGCGACACATGATGCTGATCCGAGTTGATCCGACGAATGCGCCGGTTCCCGACGAAGCGCTGATCGAACAGGTCAACAAGGTGATCGAGGAGATGACCAAGGCCGGGGTGCTGTTGGATACCGCCGGTCTGCATTCGATCACCGAGGCCACCAAGATCAGCCAGGCCGGCGGCAAGCAGACGGTGCTCGATGGTCCGTTCACCGAATCGAAGGAGGTCGTCGGCGGGTACTGTCTGCTGCAGACGAAAACGAAACAGGAGGCGGTGGAATGGACCTCGCGCTTCCTGAGCGTGCACGGACCGGAGTGGGACATCGAGGTGGAGCTTCGTCAGGTCGCCGAGGGCTGA
- a CDS encoding ABC transporter ATP-binding protein yields the protein MPETPVLQLTDVTFRREGKQIIDGISLTVHAGEHWALLGPNGAGKSTLLGFCAAITFPTSGTVDILGQRMGRVDLAPLRHSIGHVNPRHPLRYPLTVREVVLTGVTATIDTPMRWTPTPEDLRRADAMIDTVGLKGKAEEIWPTLSQGERGRTLIARALIAEPRLLLFDEPSTGLDVAAREQLLETIDALGETHPEVASILVTHHLEELPSTTTHALLIADGRTVAAGPAAETVTTDTVSAAFDHPVAVRYDDGRWTARAAVRAWPA from the coding sequence GTGCCCGAAACCCCAGTGCTGCAACTGACCGACGTCACCTTCCGCCGCGAAGGCAAGCAGATCATCGACGGCATCTCATTGACCGTCCATGCGGGCGAACACTGGGCGCTGCTGGGACCCAATGGCGCGGGCAAGAGCACCCTGCTCGGCTTCTGCGCCGCGATCACCTTCCCGACCTCGGGCACCGTCGATATCCTCGGGCAGCGGATGGGCCGGGTCGATCTGGCCCCATTGCGCCACTCGATCGGGCATGTGAATCCGCGCCATCCACTGCGATATCCGCTGACCGTCCGCGAGGTCGTGCTCACCGGCGTCACCGCCACCATCGACACCCCGATGCGCTGGACACCTACGCCGGAGGATCTGCGCCGGGCGGACGCCATGATCGACACCGTCGGCCTCAAAGGTAAGGCCGAGGAGATCTGGCCGACGCTGTCGCAGGGCGAACGCGGCCGAACCCTGATCGCGCGTGCCCTCATCGCCGAGCCGCGCCTGCTGCTGTTCGACGAGCCGTCCACCGGGCTCGATGTGGCGGCCCGCGAACAACTCCTCGAGACCATCGACGCACTCGGCGAAACCCATCCCGAGGTCGCCTCGATCCTGGTCACCCATCATCTCGAGGAGCTGCCGAGCACCACGACCCACGCGCTGCTCATCGCCGACGGCCGGACCGTTGCCGCTGGTCCCGCCGCCGAGACGGTCACGACGGACACCGTGAGCGCGGCCTTCGACCATCCCGTGGCGGTCCGCTACGACGACGGCCGCTGGACCGCGCGGGCCGCCGTGCGCGCCTGGCCCGCGTAA
- a CDS encoding FadR/GntR family transcriptional regulator — MVSQVRRHPLAAQAAELLLTRIRNGEWPLGHRLPGETTLAAQLGVGRSTLREAIRELAGKGVLDSRQGAGVFVTALDVTEDWDVVLRRATIAAVIEARIAIEAEAAALAAQRRTPADLRAIRRALAARETHGEPIADHVDADMAFHRAVIVAAHNDVLTQLFDSFLPRLRVAMIDMLKIRPVPSEPADHDAHIRLTDAIAHRNPSAAAEFSRKHLTALKDAFT, encoded by the coding sequence ATGGTCTCGCAGGTACGGCGGCATCCCCTCGCGGCACAGGCGGCGGAACTGCTGCTCACCCGCATCCGCAACGGGGAATGGCCACTGGGACATCGCCTTCCGGGTGAAACGACCCTCGCCGCGCAGCTCGGTGTCGGACGCTCGACGCTGCGCGAGGCGATCCGCGAATTGGCGGGTAAGGGCGTGCTCGACAGCCGTCAGGGCGCGGGTGTCTTCGTGACCGCGCTGGATGTCACCGAGGACTGGGATGTGGTGCTGCGCCGCGCCACCATCGCGGCGGTCATCGAAGCCCGCATCGCGATCGAGGCCGAGGCCGCGGCGTTGGCCGCGCAGCGCCGCACACCCGCCGACCTGCGCGCCATCCGCCGGGCCCTGGCCGCGCGCGAGACGCACGGCGAACCGATCGCCGACCATGTCGATGCCGATATGGCATTCCACCGCGCCGTCATCGTCGCCGCCCACAACGATGTACTCACCCAACTCTTCGACAGCTTCCTCCCCCGGCTCCGGGTGGCCATGATCGATATGCTGAAGATCCGCCCGGTCCCCTCGGAGCCCGCCGACCACGACGCGCACATTCGGCTCACGGATGCGATCGCACATAGAAATCCCAGTGCCGCAGCGGAATTCAGCCGGAAGCATCTGACCGCTTTGAAAGACGCGTTCACCTGA
- a CDS encoding 2-isopropylmalate synthase, whose product MPSHRYRSVYDRVEVPLAERSWPDARLTHAPLWVPVDLRDGNQALAEPMDPVRKQRFFELLVAMGYKEIEVGYPSASQTDFDFVRLIARTDIAPEDVTIVVFTPARRDLIERTVESVRGIRNEVVIHMYTATAPVWRNVVLGKDTGELRELIASGGRDVLEFAGDLPNVRFEFSPEVFNLTEPDFVLDICDHMTTLWDATPQRPVILNLPATVEVATPNVYADQIEYMHKNLARRDSVILSVHPHNDRGTGIACAELAVLAGAQRVEGCVFGNGERTGNVDIATLALNLHAQGIDPMIDFSDIDEIRRTIEYCTRMPIHERHPYVGDLVHTAFSGTHQDAIKKGMAEHRERAAARGIAERELDWHVPYLPIDPADIGRSYDAVIRVNSQSGKGGIAYLLESEYGLELPRRLQIDFARHVQAHTDDTGLEITAAELHELFEATYLHTETASVELTEWRTTDGYTEVTLSIGGVTERSEHRDIGPIEALTAALARVGYPVEVLGLTQQSIGAGNDGTAITYLEYRVGARTGWACGRSDSVLTASLAAVIRAANAIIS is encoded by the coding sequence ATGCCGTCGCATCGCTACCGCAGCGTCTACGATCGCGTGGAAGTGCCACTCGCCGAACGTAGTTGGCCGGACGCCCGGCTCACCCACGCGCCGCTGTGGGTGCCGGTCGATCTGCGCGACGGCAACCAAGCACTCGCCGAACCCATGGATCCGGTGCGCAAGCAGCGATTCTTCGAACTGCTGGTTGCCATGGGCTACAAGGAGATCGAGGTCGGCTACCCGTCCGCATCGCAGACCGATTTCGATTTCGTCCGGCTGATCGCGCGCACCGATATTGCGCCGGAGGATGTCACGATCGTGGTATTCACTCCGGCCCGACGCGATCTCATCGAACGCACGGTGGAATCGGTGCGCGGTATCCGCAACGAAGTCGTCATCCACATGTACACGGCGACCGCGCCCGTGTGGCGAAATGTGGTGCTGGGCAAGGACACGGGCGAGTTGCGCGAGCTGATCGCATCCGGCGGCCGCGACGTCCTCGAATTCGCCGGTGATCTGCCGAATGTGCGATTCGAATTCTCGCCCGAGGTGTTCAACCTGACCGAACCGGATTTCGTACTCGATATCTGCGACCACATGACGACTCTGTGGGACGCCACTCCGCAGCGGCCGGTGATCCTGAATCTGCCTGCCACGGTGGAGGTTGCGACACCGAATGTGTACGCCGACCAGATCGAATACATGCACAAGAACCTGGCCCGCCGCGACAGTGTCATCCTCTCCGTGCACCCGCACAATGACCGGGGTACCGGTATCGCATGCGCGGAACTGGCCGTACTCGCCGGAGCACAACGCGTGGAGGGCTGTGTCTTCGGCAATGGCGAACGCACCGGCAATGTCGATATCGCGACCTTGGCGCTGAACCTGCACGCGCAGGGCATCGATCCGATGATCGACTTCTCCGATATCGACGAGATCCGCAGGACAATCGAGTACTGCACGCGCATGCCGATCCACGAAAGGCATCCGTACGTAGGCGATCTCGTGCATACCGCGTTCTCCGGCACACATCAGGACGCGATCAAGAAGGGGATGGCCGAACATCGCGAACGGGCCGCCGCGAGGGGTATCGCTGAACGCGAACTCGACTGGCATGTCCCATATCTGCCGATCGATCCGGCCGATATCGGGCGCAGCTACGACGCGGTCATCCGAGTGAATTCCCAGTCCGGCAAGGGCGGGATCGCGTATCTGCTGGAGTCCGAATACGGCCTGGAACTGCCGCGCCGACTGCAGATCGATTTCGCGCGACACGTGCAGGCGCATACCGATGACACTGGTCTGGAGATCACCGCCGCCGAACTGCACGAGCTGTTCGAGGCGACATATCTGCACACCGAGACGGCGTCGGTCGAGTTGACCGAATGGCGGACGACCGACGGATACACCGAGGTCACGTTGAGCATCGGTGGTGTCACCGAGCGCAGCGAACACCGCGATATCGGTCCGATCGAGGCGCTCACCGCGGCACTGGCCCGGGTGGGATATCCGGTCGAGGTGCTCGGATTGACCCAGCAGTCGATCGGGGCGGGCAACGACGGGACCGCGATCACCTATCTCGAATACCGCGTCGGTGCGCGGACCGGATGGGCCTGCGGACGCAGCGATTCGGTCCTCACCGCATCGCTGGCCGCCGTCATCCGAGCCGCGAACGCGATAATCTCCTAA
- a CDS encoding LuxR C-terminal-related transcriptional regulator, with product MTGNLPAEVTSFVGRDAEVATARKLLSSTRLLTLTGPGGVGKTRLSRRVGEAVRRAFPDGVWLVEIAHVHDGELVALSVAQALGLRDDTTSPVVGLTEFLADKSLLLILDNCEHLIGACAELVDRLIPTTTHVRILATSRESLGVSGEQVMPVLPLAVPEVDEDEARPAHVDSDALRLLIDRAVAANPDFQVTDANRRVLAAICRRLDGIPLALELAALRLRMFTPDQVLARLDDAMRLLTAGLRTAPERQQTLEAAIRWSYDLCTPDEQRLWEQLSVFAGGFDLEASEAVCVVPDVLLDALTGLVDKSVLGYRQNSDGTGRYTMLEPLRQFALARLVARGGERAVRLRHRDYYHGIAAQGRTAYWGSEDVTWFRDVTREHPNLRAALQFSLADPESAHRALEIATELRPFWEHYRFLLEGYRWLLEALEKDLDHTKDRARALAAASVIAAMLSDPETATRFADECLHIATELDAEDVLVEHALLAALLAFANDEPRRALDIAEAASDRARACAHHGVEMESSAFAYVCALVLDDERAGAIADRFLAKTKDYGSHLLGGLGHWAVGTDRWRKGEQEQAIAELRKAVELFSLFDRCVWTASGFDGLAWVATADGDLNRAARLMGAASTVRRGSTQRLAHEMTEFVGDKVRLQVRDAMGEKEFRAAFDTGAALGLEEAVAFSLGTPLRAAPVKTVAADVLTRREREVARLIGAGYSNKSIASELVISIRTVESHVDHILTKLGFTSRTQIAAWVSRNQI from the coding sequence GTGACAGGGAACCTCCCCGCTGAGGTGACGAGCTTCGTAGGTCGTGACGCCGAGGTCGCCACGGCGCGCAAGCTGCTGTCCAGCACGCGGCTGCTCACCCTGACCGGGCCGGGCGGCGTCGGGAAGACCCGGCTCAGCCGTCGGGTGGGGGAGGCGGTGCGCCGCGCCTTTCCCGACGGTGTCTGGCTCGTCGAGATCGCGCATGTGCACGACGGGGAGCTGGTGGCGTTGAGCGTCGCGCAGGCGCTCGGTCTGCGCGACGACACCACTTCACCCGTCGTCGGCCTGACCGAATTCCTGGCCGACAAGAGCCTGCTGTTGATCCTGGACAACTGCGAGCATTTGATCGGCGCATGTGCGGAACTCGTGGACCGGCTGATTCCGACGACCACCCACGTGCGGATTCTCGCGACCAGCCGTGAGTCGCTCGGGGTCTCCGGGGAACAGGTCATGCCGGTGCTGCCGCTCGCGGTGCCGGAAGTGGACGAGGACGAGGCACGTCCGGCGCACGTCGACAGCGATGCGTTGCGGCTGCTGATCGATCGGGCCGTTGCCGCGAACCCCGATTTCCAGGTCACCGATGCCAATCGCAGGGTGCTCGCGGCTATCTGTCGTCGCCTGGACGGTATACCGCTGGCACTCGAGCTGGCGGCATTGCGGTTGCGGATGTTCACACCGGATCAGGTGCTCGCACGCCTGGACGATGCGATGCGGCTGCTCACCGCCGGGTTGCGTACCGCGCCGGAGCGACAGCAGACCCTGGAGGCCGCCATCCGGTGGAGCTACGACCTGTGCACGCCCGACGAGCAGCGCCTGTGGGAGCAGCTGTCGGTCTTCGCGGGTGGTTTCGACCTGGAGGCCTCGGAGGCGGTCTGCGTGGTCCCGGATGTGCTGTTGGATGCGTTGACAGGGTTGGTGGACAAGTCGGTGCTCGGCTACCGGCAGAACAGCGACGGTACCGGGCGATACACCATGCTCGAACCGTTGCGTCAGTTCGCCTTGGCGCGATTGGTCGCCCGCGGTGGTGAGCGGGCGGTGCGGCTACGTCATCGCGACTACTACCACGGGATCGCCGCGCAGGGTCGCACCGCGTACTGGGGCAGCGAGGATGTCACCTGGTTCCGTGACGTCACCCGTGAACATCCGAATCTGCGTGCGGCACTGCAGTTCTCGCTCGCCGATCCGGAAAGTGCCCATCGCGCACTGGAAATCGCGACGGAACTGCGACCGTTCTGGGAGCACTACCGCTTCCTACTGGAGGGCTATCGCTGGCTCCTGGAGGCGCTGGAGAAGGATCTCGACCACACGAAGGATCGAGCGCGGGCACTGGCCGCTGCCTCGGTGATCGCCGCCATGCTGTCGGATCCGGAGACCGCGACGCGATTTGCGGACGAATGTCTGCACATCGCAACGGAACTCGATGCCGAAGACGTGCTCGTCGAACATGCCCTGCTCGCCGCGCTGCTGGCATTCGCCAACGATGAACCGAGGCGGGCACTCGATATCGCCGAGGCGGCGTCGGACCGTGCGCGGGCCTGCGCCCACCACGGCGTCGAAATGGAGAGTTCGGCCTTCGCGTATGTGTGTGCGCTGGTGTTGGACGACGAGCGGGCCGGCGCGATCGCGGATCGCTTCCTCGCCAAGACCAAGGACTACGGCTCGCACCTGCTGGGCGGGCTGGGGCATTGGGCGGTGGGCACCGACCGCTGGCGTAAAGGCGAGCAGGAGCAGGCGATTGCGGAGCTACGCAAGGCGGTCGAGCTGTTCAGTCTGTTCGATCGGTGCGTGTGGACGGCGTCCGGTTTCGACGGACTCGCGTGGGTGGCGACGGCCGATGGCGACCTGAACCGTGCGGCGCGGCTGATGGGTGCGGCATCGACGGTGCGGCGCGGCAGTACCCAGCGGCTCGCCCATGAGATGACCGAATTCGTCGGCGACAAGGTGCGCCTGCAGGTGCGCGATGCGATGGGCGAGAAGGAGTTTCGGGCCGCCTTCGATACGGGTGCGGCCTTGGGGTTGGAGGAGGCGGTCGCTTTCTCGCTCGGCACGCCGCTGCGTGCCGCGCCGGTGAAAACCGTTGCGGCGGATGTGCTTACCCGGCGCGAACGTGAAGTCGCGCGGTTGATCGGGGCGGGCTACAGCAATAAGAGCATCGCGAGTGAGCTGGTGATTTCGATTCGGACCGTCGAGAGCCACGTCGACCACATTCTCACCAAATTGGGCTTCACCTCGCGGACGCAGATCGCCGCGTGGGTCAGCCGGAATCAGATCTGA
- a CDS encoding DinB family protein has translation MTWTAPEITRTKPPLVADERTMLQTWLDLHRRTLLWKCAGLESEQLKRRCVAPSTLSLLGLVRHLAECERGWFRIATCGEPLDYLYCSEDNPNGDFDDIANADAAADLATLHAEIKLADAAVADLPLDHVFAHRSTEYSLRWVYVHMIEEYARHNGHADFLRERIDGATGD, from the coding sequence GTGACGTGGACAGCACCCGAGATCACCAGAACCAAGCCGCCGCTGGTCGCCGACGAGCGGACCATGCTGCAGACCTGGCTGGACCTGCACCGCCGCACGCTGCTGTGGAAGTGCGCCGGGCTCGAGTCCGAACAGCTGAAGCGGCGCTGCGTCGCACCCTCGACGCTGTCGCTGCTCGGCCTGGTCCGCCACCTCGCCGAATGCGAACGCGGCTGGTTCCGCATCGCCACCTGCGGCGAACCGCTGGATTACCTCTACTGCAGCGAAGACAACCCGAACGGCGATTTCGACGATATCGCCAATGCCGACGCCGCCGCGGATCTGGCGACGCTGCACGCGGAGATCAAGTTGGCCGACGCCGCCGTCGCGGACCTACCCCTCGACCATGTCTTCGCTCATCGCAGCACCGAATACAGCCTGCGCTGGGTCTATGTGCACATGATCGAGGAATACGCGCGACACAACGGCCACGCCGACTTCCTTCGCGAACGCATCGACGGCGCGACCGGCGACTGA
- a CDS encoding alpha/beta fold hydrolase codes for MDAADTSRHITVDGLKLRYHEAGSGPPLVLLHGSGPGVSGWANFGANLPILAEHFRCLILDQPGFGASERPEVYQRNYLRIAADAVLGLLDRLELPTVHLLGNSMGGAVATLVALEHGRRIDRLVLMAPGGVGVNVLGPEPSEGIRRLLDFTGEPTRERVLAWLRTMVFDEAVLTDELVENRWAAAADPTAIAAIRDAYATFANPAFAEPIPLWARLRALRNEVLLLWGRDDRVTPAEGALLPARQLPNADLRLFGRCGHWVQIERKDAFERAVIDFLNSGL; via the coding sequence ATGGACGCGGCGGATACCAGTCGCCATATCACCGTCGACGGGCTGAAACTTCGCTACCACGAGGCGGGTTCGGGTCCGCCGCTGGTGCTGCTGCACGGATCCGGCCCGGGTGTGTCGGGCTGGGCCAATTTCGGCGCGAACCTGCCGATACTCGCCGAACACTTCCGCTGCCTGATACTGGATCAGCCGGGCTTCGGCGCGAGTGAGCGCCCCGAGGTGTACCAGCGCAACTATCTGCGCATCGCCGCCGACGCGGTGCTCGGTCTGCTGGATCGACTCGAGCTGCCGACGGTGCACCTGCTCGGCAACTCCATGGGTGGTGCGGTGGCGACGCTGGTGGCGCTCGAGCACGGCCGGCGCATCGATCGACTGGTGCTCATGGCGCCGGGCGGTGTCGGCGTCAATGTGCTGGGACCCGAACCGTCCGAAGGGATTCGGCGGCTGCTCGACTTCACCGGCGAGCCGACCCGGGAGCGCGTACTCGCCTGGCTGCGGACCATGGTGTTCGACGAGGCGGTACTCACCGACGAGCTGGTCGAGAACCGATGGGCCGCCGCGGCGGATCCGACCGCCATCGCGGCGATCCGCGACGCCTACGCGACCTTCGCGAATCCCGCCTTCGCGGAACCGATTCCGCTGTGGGCACGGCTGCGCGCGCTGCGCAATGAGGTGCTGCTGCTGTGGGGTCGCGATGATCGGGTCACTCCGGCCGAGGGTGCGCTGCTGCCCGCACGTCAGCTACCGAATGCCGATCTGCGGCTGTTCGGGCGCTGCGGGCACTGGGTGCAGATCGAGCGCAAGGACGCCTTCGAGCGCGCGGTCATCGACTTCCTGAACTCCGGCCTGTAG